The proteins below come from a single Gammaproteobacteria bacterium genomic window:
- a CDS encoding McrC family protein produces the protein MHSLQVREGETILVQDRPIAGKKTLSTHHAQALLVHEHLFPAEAVHWGFNRLSFNRCGFFYFEGCAVEVLPQLAGDKISQQISRDVTIKMLRAAGYYPSQSPVYRPAGLHSLSFFDRYIFQFCEDLQYQIRKGMIRSYVSHHGELKLLKGRLLLDKQLQSGHSSGMSVCEFDELSVDNAYNQLLKQMLTLFLHLAVAGRIRRKVTELLRVFSAVSNQPLESIPWQNLNFDRHSSRYETLFAHCRRLLSHSRVDARSGSLKSLCFAFHMHSLFKETMTSRLRNSRLGNLLEFKFKGPKKFLAQDSMGSREHVPLQPDVFVSNKQGSLLSLINLQWDRVRSGKRWTHIPEQDVAPLLAYAVGYGVKRVFLIYPSGSQTGADSFNICVKGAEVDVVVMYVDVAADELECQYFEELLY, from the coding sequence ATGCACAGTTTGCAGGTACGTGAAGGTGAAACTATCCTGGTGCAGGACCGACCCATAGCCGGTAAAAAAACCTTATCCACGCATCATGCGCAGGCCCTGTTGGTACATGAACACCTTTTTCCGGCTGAGGCCGTTCACTGGGGTTTTAATCGCTTATCGTTCAATCGCTGCGGGTTCTTCTATTTTGAGGGTTGTGCGGTGGAAGTTTTACCGCAGTTGGCCGGAGACAAAATTTCACAGCAAATTTCCAGAGACGTTACGATAAAGATGCTGCGAGCGGCGGGTTACTACCCCTCCCAATCGCCGGTGTACCGGCCAGCCGGGTTGCATAGCCTGAGTTTTTTTGATCGGTATATTTTCCAGTTTTGTGAGGATCTACAGTACCAGATTCGCAAAGGCATGATTCGCTCATATGTGAGTCATCACGGCGAGCTGAAGCTGCTGAAAGGGCGCTTGTTGCTGGATAAGCAATTGCAAAGCGGCCACTCGTCCGGTATGTCGGTTTGTGAGTTCGACGAGCTTAGCGTGGATAATGCCTATAATCAGCTGTTAAAACAGATGTTAACTTTGTTTCTGCATTTGGCGGTGGCGGGGCGAATACGGCGCAAAGTCACCGAGCTATTGCGTGTTTTTTCTGCAGTTTCCAACCAACCTTTAGAGTCTATTCCGTGGCAAAACCTGAATTTTGATAGACACTCAAGCCGTTATGAAACGCTTTTTGCGCATTGCCGCAGACTATTGTCTCATAGTCGGGTGGATGCGCGCAGTGGTTCTCTGAAATCACTGTGTTTTGCCTTCCATATGCATTCCTTGTTCAAGGAAACGATGACTTCCCGTCTGCGCAACAGTCGTTTGGGAAACCTTCTGGAGTTCAAGTTTAAAGGACCTAAGAAATTTTTAGCACAGGATTCGATGGGCAGTCGGGAGCATGTACCATTGCAACCGGATGTATTTGTCTCCAATAAGCAAGGGAGTTTGCTGTCATTGATTAATCTGCAGTGGGACCGGGTGCGCTCCGGTAAACGTTGGACCCACATACCGGAGCAGGACGTGGCGCCGCTACTGGCATATGCGGTGGGCTATGGCGTGAAAAGAGTGTTCCTGATTTATCCGTCCGGTTCGCAAACAGGGGCAGAT
- a CDS encoding DUF3578 domain-containing protein codes for MKIRFVQQGLEEILDSYKTDISREPFHEDNRLSWLFEAVEGLFRDKLPVKSRATLHVEKYIGEQEWARVPGILFRDERETHTIREGVFVFLLLAEDMSGAYLTLNQGLATMIEKKGKAYGRDLLAENAARLRHDCELLQNYGFEVDGNIVVSKDISVADDFAASTIAYKFYEKNQVPIDLQILKDLDAVLKCYDAYLQQKPVVAPVEESSDLAEAESDAQDGYGDGELSSTPEMDFESLAEKEELVLAEPSPQEILAEVSKVSEVSEVSEVSEVSEVSEVPEVPEVSAVEPEILDTIGREEPEPVSLALSDNKGSLQEDPGFTLQEPQPETEPMVESAAITADSQFDLGADVSIEPQVPVDSAEPETEVDLVLQEPMQAAASARSANPGIWDALQASRASLMSHADSDGLGESVPVASSSVVQVVRNLSSHGPMDSWVAPEDIADAQNLIIYGPPGTGKTHALTTQYLKDYEDGAHKRYALVTFHQSYSYEDFVEGIRPTSGSNGVQYEVKDGVFKDVCRRARHDPAHRYAVLIDEINRGNVVKILGELITLIEQDKRAVYAADGSLSAGLEVALPYSGEKFSVPKNVDIIGTMNTADRSIALLDSALRRRFNFLEMIPDSSVIRGGDGSGAIDDGEGGEIDLRTLLNALNKRLRFLLHRDQMLGQAYFTDVKTFADLKQVFLTQILPLLQEYFYDDWHRLQLVFRDVDADGEKIEPQIVCHAVVREQEALGADYNDYDDQIEYWVVREQDFSPAAIRKIYSI; via the coding sequence GTGAAAATCAGGTTCGTCCAACAGGGCTTAGAGGAAATTCTGGATTCCTACAAAACAGATATTTCCAGAGAGCCATTTCATGAGGACAATCGCCTCAGTTGGTTGTTTGAAGCGGTTGAAGGCTTGTTTCGGGACAAACTCCCGGTAAAAAGTCGAGCTACTTTACATGTGGAAAAATACATTGGCGAACAAGAATGGGCCCGTGTTCCGGGCATACTCTTCCGAGACGAGAGAGAAACCCATACCATCCGAGAGGGGGTGTTTGTATTTCTGTTGTTGGCTGAAGATATGTCGGGGGCGTATTTAACCCTAAATCAGGGTCTGGCAACCATGATTGAGAAAAAAGGCAAGGCGTACGGCAGGGATTTGCTTGCAGAAAATGCCGCCCGATTACGGCATGATTGCGAATTGTTACAAAATTATGGATTTGAGGTGGACGGCAATATTGTTGTTAGTAAAGACATTTCGGTTGCCGATGATTTTGCGGCATCCACAATTGCGTACAAATTTTACGAAAAAAATCAGGTGCCTATTGATCTGCAAATTTTAAAAGATCTGGATGCCGTACTGAAATGTTATGACGCGTATTTGCAGCAAAAACCGGTTGTTGCACCAGTGGAGGAGTCATCAGATTTAGCTGAGGCGGAATCGGACGCCCAGGATGGGTATGGTGATGGGGAGCTATCCTCAACCCCGGAAATGGATTTTGAGTCCCTCGCGGAAAAAGAGGAGTTGGTGTTAGCTGAGCCATCCCCGCAAGAAATATTAGCCGAGGTATCAAAGGTATCAGAGGTATCAGAGGTATCAGAGGTATCAGAGGTATCAGAGGTATCAGAGGTACCAGAGGTACCAGAGGTATCCGCAGTAGAACCGGAAATACTCGACACTATTGGGCGTGAGGAGCCGGAGCCAGTTTCACTCGCGCTAAGCGACAACAAAGGCTCTTTGCAGGAAGATCCTGGTTTTACATTACAAGAGCCACAGCCGGAAACGGAACCAATGGTGGAGTCGGCCGCGATCACCGCCGATTCTCAGTTCGATCTTGGTGCGGATGTTTCCATTGAGCCTCAGGTGCCGGTTGATTCGGCTGAGCCGGAAACTGAGGTGGATCTGGTGTTGCAGGAGCCTATGCAGGCAGCCGCATCGGCCCGCTCCGCGAACCCCGGAATATGGGATGCACTGCAGGCATCACGGGCATCGCTGATGTCGCATGCAGACTCTGATGGACTCGGCGAATCTGTACCGGTGGCATCAAGTTCGGTAGTTCAAGTGGTTCGCAACCTATCGAGTCACGGACCTATGGATTCTTGGGTGGCACCTGAGGACATTGCGGACGCTCAAAATCTGATAATTTACGGACCGCCCGGCACCGGTAAAACCCACGCACTAACAACGCAGTATCTTAAGGATTATGAGGACGGGGCTCATAAACGCTATGCACTGGTGACTTTTCATCAGTCGTATAGTTATGAAGATTTCGTGGAAGGGATTCGTCCAACCAGCGGCAGCAATGGGGTGCAATACGAAGTTAAGGATGGTGTGTTCAAGGACGTTTGTCGCAGAGCCCGTCATGATCCGGCTCACCGTTATGCTGTTTTGATTGATGAAATCAATCGGGGCAATGTGGTTAAGATTCTGGGTGAATTGATTACTCTTATAGAGCAGGACAAGCGGGCAGTTTATGCTGCAGATGGCAGTTTGTCCGCTGGATTGGAAGTGGCGTTACCATACTCCGGAGAAAAATTCAGCGTACCGAAAAATGTGGACATCATCGGCACCATGAACACTGCGGATAGATCTATCGCTTTGCTGGACTCAGCATTGCGACGTCGATTCAATTTTTTGGAAATGATTCCGGATTCTTCGGTGATTCGAGGTGGTGATGGCAGTGGTGCGATAGACGACGGGGAAGGTGGCGAGATTGATTTGCGCACTTTGTTGAACGCGCTGAACAAGCGGCTGCGGTTTCTTTTACATCGCGATCAGATGTTGGGGCAGGCGTATTTTACCGATGTGAAAACGTTTGCTGATTTGAAACAGGTGTTTTTGACTCAGATCCTGCCGTTGCTGCAGGAGTACTTTTATGACGACTGGCACCGTTTGCAGTTGGTATTTAGAGATGTGGATGCAGACGGTGAAAAAATTGAACCGCAAATTGTTTGCCACGCAGTCGTCAGGGAGCAGGAAGCATTGGGTGCGGATTACAATGATTATGATGATCAAATCGAATACTGGGTGGTTCGGGAGCAGGATTTCAGTCCCGCTGCTATTCGGAAAATCTACAGTATTTAA
- a CDS encoding cold-shock protein, with translation MATGTVKWFNEAKGFGFIAPSDGGADVFLHFSAIEGTGFKTVTEGQAVTYEVEVGPKGPQASKVIPG, from the coding sequence ATGGCAACTGGTACAGTTAAATGGTTTAACGAAGCCAAGGGTTTCGGTTTTATTGCTCCATCTGACGGGGGCGCTGATGTGTTTTTGCACTTTTCCGCGATTGAAGGCACTGGTTTTAAAACGGTTACGGAAGGGCAAGCGGTAACCTATGAAGTTGAGGTTGGTCCTAAAGGACCGCAGGCTTCCAAAGTCATACCCGGCTGA